In one window of Notolabrus celidotus isolate fNotCel1 chromosome 15, fNotCel1.pri, whole genome shotgun sequence DNA:
- the si:dkey-32m20.1 gene encoding transmembrane protein 236, whose translation MPSGKTIKLILYELLQFAALIVPVFVIMERFATLIHDVKGRDVTAYWLVVAASLAYVTSVTLLVWVPLKYVIIKKRRFISEITQWRPTALAYILLCTLPCFAILIASSKVQVDNGVRLDRFTELPVSLVLVTLICVDIIERIRSCKLLGPSDSLDSDLDMPGPILTHLEQVTTITGQLPTDEVPNSVTQAHPEVRNGSVTGRWQDPPRPPSGLTISSRATSPTYLYSSSSRPRAYSGPLGFLWRRDGRAEVLVDGFLFWMDTVELVRVAGEPSVFYSAWVFPVYILAFMSTLRMVITPQNPLLSFAGVALQDFPFFILRVALISVFPYVTPVLYPLKNVLVSLTFIYFTFLTRLKVFKRQSMF comes from the exons ATGCCCTCGGGAAAGACCATCAAACTCATCCTGTACGAGCTGCTGCAGTTTGCAGCCCTTATTGTACCTGTGTTTGTGATCATGGAGAGGTTCGCCACACTCATACATGATGTTAAAGGACGGGATGTAACCGCTTACTGGCTGGTGGTGGCGGCCTCCTTGGCCTATGTGACCTCTGTAACCCTGCTGGTGTGGGTCCCCTTGAAATATGTGATCATCAAGAAGAGGAGGTTTATCTCAGAGATCACACAGTG gcgACCCACAGCGCTAGCGTACATCCTCCTGTGCACATTACCCTGCTTTGCTATTCTAATAGCCAGCTCCAAG GTGCAAGTGGACAATGGAGTGAGATTAGATCGTTTCACTGAATTGCCTGTTTCCTTGGTGCTTGTCACTCTCATCTGTGTGGACATCATAGAGAGGATTCGGTCCTGCAAGCTCTTGGGACCAT CAGACAGCCTGGACTCTGACCTTGATATGCCTGGCCCCATTCTCACCCACCTGGAGCAGGTGACCACTATAACAGGCCAGCTGCCCACTGATGAGGTCCCGAACAGTGTGACCCAAGCCCACCCAGAGGTGAGGAATGGCAGCGTCACAGGCAGATGGCAGGACCCCCCACGCCCACCCAGCGGCTTGACAATCAGCTCACGAGCTACCAGCCCAACCTACCTGTATTCCTCGTCCTCACGGCCCAGAGCCTACTCTGGTCCTCTGGGCTTCCTGTGGAGGAGGGATGGCCGGGCGGAGGTATTAGTAGATGGTTTTCTGTTCTGGATGGACACTGTGGAGTTAGTGAGAGTAGCAGGAGAGCCGTCAGTCTTCTACTCAGCCTGGGTGTTCCCTGTCTACATCCTGGCCTTCATGTCAACTCTCCGCATGGTCATCACTCCTCAAAACCCCCTGCTGTCCTTCGCCGGGGTCGCTCTGCAGGACTTTCCTTTCTTTATCCTAAGAGTGGCTCTGATCTCTGTGTTCCCTTATGTCACCCCTGTGTTGTACCCACTGAAAAATGTGCTGGTGAGCCTGACTTTTATCTACTTCACATTCCTGACCAGGCTGAAGGTTTTCAAAAGGCAGAGCAtgttctga